Proteins encoded together in one Desulfuromonas sp. window:
- a CDS encoding response regulator: MAVKKDPRRAGESLGLAHSLQTRMIAGFSLLFVLIFCGVQYASIFGIPFADYQGRMGSRKAEAAKKLELIADTKKGRLQQWIKARRADTHIIAKNELVEEHVARLQERVKALRAAGETGAELWRQATGSTGYAFLDRYLQSVKTERGDYASIEIADAQSGTLLFSTDPARLGENIASSAEFAGALRSGDDYLGAPHLDPGGDDLCSDLCFSHVVTAPGGTAGAVVVLEAEIDASLTAMLHTGDGLGESGEALLVDGKRRVVTALKYHLPDGSSARPLAHRIDAEPAVRAARGEDGVIEAKDYRGVEVLAAYRHIPVGTDWGWGMVVKIDREELFAPLQEDIIHSMTLVLLGIILVVIVTIFMAGNLVLPLEVLANAAGGLAKGDLSIRCGLKRRDEIGVLSEAFDAMAGTLQETMGGLEQRSGQLQEAAESLEARQRVQQGALTVASVLASVATLDALLEQGLDKVMDATRSQVGAVYLRDAGTPDTLRLAKAKGLAPGTGLPAEIAMGQGPGLAAQRQTVEVLREIPPGTRFTVTTVAGEGLPNCIVNIPLVFQGRSIGVVALASLYPVTAEQLEVVEMTRPQLATAVSNALVHAETEKLASDLQEKNEELATMNEELQSQAEELQGQAEELTSQAVEMEAQRARVEEADRLKTEFLSNMSHELRTPLNSVLALSQLMLSRGVGTSPEQETEFLQVIERNGRHLLNLINDILDLSKIEAGRMDLLLSEFEPRQVVLDVAETVRPLCAKKGLELTLETGDLSLIRSDQDRVRQILLNLLSNAVKFTERGEVSVRVSAAAGRVSFLVRDTGTGISPADLEHIFDEFRQVDGSTTRRHEGTGLGLAICRKLARLLGGDIAVRSEVGQGSLFTLSLPIPEASSVRSEGSVRPEPARALSPAQEKIPAAGLLSPGPSGPGREKPLVLVVEDNPVATLQIRSVLEEAGYAVKAAAGGEEGLALVRTDVPDLIVLDLMMPGVDGFEVLERVRSTPRTATLPVLVLTAKELTAEDRARLSHNNVQQLIQKGSLDREQLIARVKETLRESREQTPAEPPAVDPSRPAGGGRGPVLVVEDNPDNRLTVEAILREMGRVCTSTPDGARALEMAREVAPSLILMDIHLPGLNGIDATRRIKSDPALKGIPVVALTARAMRGDRETLLAAGCDDYLSKPLERDALESILDRWAPLPAEGG; the protein is encoded by the coding sequence GCCGGAGAGACGGGAGCGGAGCTGTGGCGCCAGGCGACCGGGTCGACGGGCTACGCGTTTCTCGACAGGTATCTGCAGAGCGTCAAGACGGAGCGGGGCGACTACGCCTCCATCGAGATCGCCGACGCGCAAAGCGGAACCCTTCTTTTCTCCACCGATCCCGCCCGGCTCGGGGAGAACATCGCCTCCTCGGCCGAGTTTGCCGGGGCCCTTCGCTCCGGGGACGATTACCTGGGGGCCCCCCACCTCGATCCCGGCGGCGACGACCTTTGCTCCGACCTCTGTTTCAGCCACGTGGTCACGGCCCCGGGGGGGACGGCCGGGGCCGTGGTCGTGCTGGAGGCTGAAATCGACGCCAGCCTGACCGCCATGCTCCACACCGGCGACGGGCTGGGTGAGAGCGGCGAGGCCCTGCTGGTCGACGGGAAGCGCCGTGTCGTCACCGCTCTCAAGTACCACCTGCCCGACGGAAGTTCCGCCAGGCCCCTGGCCCATCGTATCGATGCCGAGCCGGCGGTGCGGGCGGCCCGGGGGGAGGACGGGGTCATCGAGGCCAAGGACTACCGGGGAGTCGAGGTGCTGGCCGCATACCGCCATATCCCGGTCGGTACCGACTGGGGCTGGGGGATGGTCGTCAAGATCGACCGGGAAGAGCTTTTCGCACCCCTGCAGGAAGACATCATCCACTCGATGACCCTGGTCCTGCTCGGCATCATCCTGGTCGTCATCGTCACCATCTTCATGGCGGGGAACCTTGTTCTGCCTCTCGAGGTCCTGGCCAATGCGGCGGGGGGGCTGGCGAAAGGGGACCTCTCCATCCGCTGCGGACTGAAACGCAGGGACGAGATCGGGGTCCTCTCCGAAGCCTTCGACGCCATGGCCGGCACCCTTCAGGAGACCATGGGCGGCCTGGAGCAGCGGAGCGGGCAGCTGCAGGAGGCCGCCGAGTCCCTGGAGGCCCGGCAAAGGGTGCAGCAGGGCGCCCTGACTGTGGCCTCGGTCCTCGCCTCGGTCGCCACCCTCGACGCGCTTCTGGAACAGGGGCTGGACAAGGTCATGGACGCGACCCGCAGCCAGGTCGGGGCCGTATACCTCCGCGACGCCGGGACCCCCGACACCCTGCGGCTGGCGAAGGCCAAGGGGCTGGCCCCTGGCACCGGCCTGCCCGCCGAGATCGCCATGGGCCAGGGCCCGGGGCTCGCCGCGCAGCGCCAGACGGTCGAAGTGCTGCGGGAGATCCCCCCGGGGACCCGTTTTACCGTCACCACCGTGGCGGGCGAGGGTCTGCCCAACTGCATCGTCAACATCCCCCTCGTTTTCCAGGGCCGGTCCATCGGGGTGGTGGCCCTGGCCAGCCTCTACCCGGTGACCGCCGAGCAGCTGGAGGTCGTGGAGATGACCCGGCCCCAGCTGGCCACCGCCGTCAGCAACGCCCTTGTTCACGCCGAGACGGAGAAGCTGGCCAGTGACCTGCAGGAGAAGAACGAGGAACTGGCCACCATGAACGAGGAGTTGCAGAGCCAGGCCGAAGAGCTTCAGGGCCAGGCCGAAGAGCTGACGAGTCAGGCGGTCGAAATGGAGGCCCAGCGCGCCCGGGTCGAGGAGGCCGACCGGCTCAAGACCGAATTCCTCTCCAACATGAGCCACGAGTTGCGCACCCCGCTCAACAGCGTCCTGGCCCTCTCGCAGCTGATGCTAAGCCGCGGGGTGGGGACCTCCCCCGAGCAGGAGACCGAGTTCCTGCAGGTCATCGAGCGCAACGGCCGCCACCTGCTGAACCTGATCAACGATATCCTCGACCTCTCCAAAATCGAAGCCGGCCGGATGGACCTTCTCCTGTCCGAGTTCGAACCCCGCCAGGTCGTTCTCGATGTGGCCGAAACGGTGCGCCCCCTCTGCGCGAAAAAGGGCCTGGAGCTGACGCTGGAAACGGGCGACCTCTCCCTGATTCGCTCGGACCAGGACCGGGTGCGGCAGATCCTGTTGAACCTGTTGTCCAACGCGGTGAAGTTCACCGAGCGGGGCGAGGTGAGCGTCCGGGTTTCGGCCGCCGCCGGCCGGGTTTCCTTCCTGGTGCGGGATACCGGGACGGGAATCTCCCCGGCCGACCTGGAGCACATCTTCGACGAGTTCCGGCAGGTGGACGGCTCGACCACCCGCAGGCACGAGGGGACGGGGCTGGGCCTGGCCATCTGCCGCAAGCTGGCCCGGCTGCTCGGGGGGGACATCGCGGTCCGGAGCGAGGTGGGGCAGGGGAGCCTCTTCACTCTCTCGCTTCCGATCCCCGAAGCATCCTCTGTCAGGTCCGAAGGATCGGTCCGCCCGGAACCGGCCCGGGCGCTCTCCCCTGCACAGGAAAAGATCCCCGCAGCCGGGCTTCTTTCTCCCGGGCCGTCAGGGCCCGGCAGGGAGAAGCCCCTGGTCCTTGTGGTGGAGGACAACCCCGTGGCGACCCTGCAGATCCGCTCGGTCCTTGAGGAGGCGGGGTATGCGGTCAAGGCCGCCGCCGGGGGAGAGGAGGGCCTGGCGCTGGTCCGCACGGACGTGCCCGACCTGATCGTCCTCGACCTGATGATGCCCGGCGTGGACGGGTTCGAGGTGCTGGAGCGGGTCCGCTCCACCCCGCGGACCGCCACCCTGCCGGTGCTGGTCCTCACCGCCAAGGAACTCACCGCGGAGGACCGGGCCCGCCTGAGTCACAACAATGTCCAGCAGCTCATCCAGAAGGGAAGCCTCGACCGGGAGCAGCTCATCGCGCGTGTGAAGGAGACCCTGAGAGAATCGAGGGAGCAGACCCCGGCCGAGCCGCCGGCCGTCGACCCGTCCCGGCCCGCAGGAGGGGGGCGGGGACCGGTCCTGGTGGTGGAGGACAACCCGGACAACCGCTTGACCGTGGAGGCGATTCTCCGGGAGATGGGCCGGGTCTGCACCTCCACCCCCGATGGCGCCCGGGCCCTCGAGATGGCGAGGGAGGTCGCCCCGTCCCTGATCCTCATGGACATTCACCTCCCCGGGCTCAACGGCATCGATGCCACCCGGAGAATCAAGTCCGACCCGGCCCTGAAGGGAATCCCCGTCGTTGCGTTGACCGCCCGGGCGATGCGCGGCGACCGGGAAACTCTGCTGGCCGCCGGCTGTGATGACTACCTTTCCAAGCCCCTGGAGCGGGACGCCCTGGAGAGCATCCTTGACAGATGGGCGCCCCTGCCGGCGGAAGGAGGGTAG